The Rubritalea squalenifaciens DSM 18772 DNA segment CTACGGCGGCAGCGACTACCTTTCAGGCTTCAATGACCCCAGAGTCAACCGTGGCCTTACTCACCATGGAAAGCCAGCTCCGCGAGGCTACTGGGATGGCGACAGCCTCACAGGCTCCCCGAAAATCGTCATCCGTCTCGCCGATCAGCGCGCCTATTTCTACAAGGGCGGCCAGCTCGCCGGTGTAACCCCTATCTCCACAGGTACGGACGGCCACAGTACCCCGCGCGGCAGCTTCAGAGTCACTGAAAAGGATATCGATCACGTATCCTCTCTCTACGGGGTGATCAAGAACACCACCACTGGACAGGTCGTCAACAAGGACGCCGACACCAGAAAGCACAAGGCCGGCCCGGGTGAAGTCTTCGAGCGCGCCCCAATGGCTTACTTCCTCCGTTTCAACGGAGCTATCGGCATGCATGCCGGTTTTCTCCCCGGCTATCCAGCCTCCCACGGCTGCGTTCGTCTGCCTGAGGAAATGGCCCGGATCTACTTCCACAATGCCCCTATGGGAACTCCAGTCATCGTTGAATAGCCCATGGCATCAACCATTCCTGATCCCCAGTATACCAACGAGCTCTCTGTGCAAAGGTGCAGGGAGCTTTTAGCTTCCCCGAAGGCTCCCCTACTGATCGACTGCCGGGAAATCCATGAATACGAATTCTGCCGGCTTGATCAGGCAGTCCTCGTCCCCCTCTCCCTGTTTCAGGGGAATGCCGAGGCTGAGATCCCAGCCAGCGACACCCCGGTAATCATCTACTGTCACCACGGCGTCCGCTCGCTGCACGCCACCTTCTACCTGCGCGACCAAGGCTACAGCCACGTCTTCTCCATGCAGGGAGGCATCGATGCCTGGTCGGTAGAAATCGACCCTGATGTCCCTCGTTATTAAGCTCTTTTGCCCCAGCGCTGGGCTAGTACGGCACACACCATCAGCTGGATCTGGTGAAAGACCATCACCGGCAGCAGCAGCGGTCCCACCAGCGCGCCACCGGCGAAAAGCACCTGCGCCATCGGCACCCCGGTCGCCAGACTCTTCTTCGACCCGCAGAACAGCAGCGCGATCCGGTCCTCCAGCGAAAACCTGATCACCCTCCCAAGGAGAGTAGTCAGCACGATCGCCAGCCCGAGCATCACACAGCAGGCCAGCACCAGCAAAAGCAGTTCCTGCCCGGAGACCATCTCCCACATGCCACCCACCACCGCGGCACTAAAGGCGGTATAGACGACCAGCAGTATCGATCCCTGGTCCACGGACTTCAGCCAGGAACGGTTCCTATCCACCCAGCTTCCCAGCCAAGGCCTGAAAAAATGCCCCAGTAGAAAGGGCAACAAAAGCTGCAGGCTTATCTTGAGCACTGCATCCAGCAGCGCCAGCTGTCCCTCACCCTTCCCCATCGTCCACTGCACAAGCACCGGGGTCACAAAGATTCCTAACAAGCTGGAAGCCGAGGCACTGCATACCGCCGCTGGGATATTCCCCCGCGCGATCGAGGTAAAGGCAATCGCCGACTGCACCGTCGCCGGCAGCGTGCAGAGATAGAGCATCCCCAGCGTCAGCGCATCCCCCAGCAAAGCGATCCATAGTGGCCTGAATGCCAGCCCTAACAAGGGAAACATCACAAAGGTGCAGCCAAAGATCGCCAGATGCAGCCGCCAATG contains these protein-coding regions:
- a CDS encoding L,D-transpeptidase family protein, which encodes MKKITILLLSLCAALLSSCMHYDYYGSSSIYGGSDYLSGFNDPRVNRGLTHHGKPAPRGYWDGDSLTGSPKIVIRLADQRAYFYKGGQLAGVTPISTGTDGHSTPRGSFRVTEKDIDHVSSLYGVIKNTTTGQVVNKDADTRKHKAGPGEVFERAPMAYFLRFNGAIGMHAGFLPGYPASHGCVRLPEEMARIYFHNAPMGTPVIVE
- a CDS encoding rhodanese-like domain-containing protein gives rise to the protein MASTIPDPQYTNELSVQRCRELLASPKAPLLIDCREIHEYEFCRLDQAVLVPLSLFQGNAEAEIPASDTPVIIYCHHGVRSLHATFYLRDQGYSHVFSMQGGIDAWSVEIDPDVPRY
- a CDS encoding bile acid:sodium symporter family protein, yielding MQRLRQIIGNFTFVMLVVVLVASVLPARGVWVGYFDALTKGAIALLFFMHGAKLSRKAIVAGAGHWRLHLAIFGCTFVMFPLLGLAFRPLWIALLGDALTLGMLYLCTLPATVQSAIAFTSIARGNIPAAVCSASASSLLGIFVTPVLVQWTMGKGEGQLALLDAVLKISLQLLLPFLLGHFFRPWLGSWVDRNRSWLKSVDQGSILLVVYTAFSAAVVGGMWEMVSGQELLLLVLACCVMLGLAIVLTTLLGRVIRFSLEDRIALLFCGSKKSLATGVPMAQVLFAGGALVGPLLLPVMVFHQIQLMVCAVLAQRWGKRA